The Balaenoptera acutorostrata chromosome 15, mBalAcu1.1, whole genome shotgun sequence genome contains a region encoding:
- the PI3 gene encoding elafin isoform X1, translated as MKSDNMKSRNFLSPVVVLLVLGTLVAQAAVIKDQGTAKGQDPVKGQDPFKGQDPVKGQDPVKGQDPVKGQDPVKVTSPYKLGFCPEIQIQCAMINPPNKCLSDADCPGRMKCCVGNCGRDCMNPL; from the exons ATGAAGTCTGACAACATGAAGTCCAGAAACTTCTTGAGCCCAGTGGTGGTACTTCTTGTCCTTGGGACACTGGTGGCACAGGCAGCTGTCATAAAAG ATCAAGGCACTGCGAAAGGACAAGATCCAGTCAAAGGACAAGATCCATTCAAAGGACAAGATCCAGTCAAAGGACAAGATCCAGTCAAAGGACAAGATCCAGTCAAAGGACAAGATCCAGTCAAAGTCACATCCCCCTATAAGCTTGGCTTCTGCCCCGAGATTCAGATCCAGTGCGCCATGATAAATCCCCCTAACAAATGTCTGAGTGATGCTGATTGCCCGGGGAGAATGAAGTGCTGTGTGGGCAATTGCGGGAGAGACTGTATGAATCCTTTGTGA
- the PI3 gene encoding elafin isoform X2 has protein sequence MKSDNMKSRNFLSPVVVLLVLGTLVAQAAVIKDQGTAKGQDPVKGQDPFKGQDPVKGQDPVKGQDPVKGQDPVKVTSPYKLGFCPEIQIQRSLFSLHL, from the exons ATGAAGTCTGACAACATGAAGTCCAGAAACTTCTTGAGCCCAGTGGTGGTACTTCTTGTCCTTGGGACACTGGTGGCACAGGCAGCTGTCATAAAAG ATCAAGGCACTGCGAAAGGACAAGATCCAGTCAAAGGACAAGATCCATTCAAAGGACAAGATCCAGTCAAAGGACAAGATCCAGTCAAAGGACAAGATCCAGTCAAAGGACAAGATCCAGTCAAAGTCACATCCCCCTATAAGCTTGGCTTCTGCCCCGAGATTCAGATCCA GCGGAGTCTGTTCTCGCTGCACCTGTGA